One part of the Marinobacter sp. M3C genome encodes these proteins:
- a CDS encoding EpsG family protein, with product MLLYWLLFLIPAVGVFSPGVLNARSQRYVFWLIGAVFTLAIGLRFQVGGDWGSYLKYLDRGAALTFFEVFEQGDPGYYLVNWLVGSLGGSIYWVNGLCGLVVMAGVIRFALRQPLPWLVLLVAVPYLIMVVAMGYTRQATALGFVLLGLVALGDGKLRGFVVWVLIAAAFHKSAVLMIPVAALASGGNRLWIGFWVGLMTLLGGYLFLFDSADALWTNYVEADYQSSGGFIRVMMNAVPALLFVLLRDRLGLNPAASRLWWWMSVLSIICIPLVLLSSTATDRVALYLIPIQLFVFARLHLISTDLFWRSMIVLGVVAYYALVQFVWLNFATHAYFWLPYQLVWFVE from the coding sequence ATGCTTCTGTACTGGTTATTGTTTTTGATTCCTGCCGTTGGTGTCTTTTCTCCCGGGGTGCTTAATGCCCGCTCCCAACGATACGTTTTTTGGCTTATTGGAGCTGTGTTTACTCTGGCAATTGGGCTTCGGTTCCAGGTTGGCGGGGATTGGGGTTCTTACCTCAAGTATCTTGACCGCGGCGCGGCTCTGACTTTTTTTGAGGTTTTTGAGCAGGGTGATCCGGGCTATTACCTGGTCAACTGGCTGGTTGGCAGCCTGGGCGGTTCGATTTACTGGGTGAATGGCCTTTGTGGGTTGGTGGTAATGGCAGGGGTGATTCGTTTTGCGCTTCGTCAGCCACTGCCTTGGTTGGTTTTGTTGGTGGCTGTTCCTTACCTGATTATGGTGGTTGCCATGGGTTATACCCGGCAAGCTACGGCGTTGGGGTTTGTGTTGTTGGGGTTGGTGGCACTGGGGGACGGCAAGTTACGGGGGTTTGTTGTCTGGGTGTTGATTGCAGCAGCCTTTCACAAATCAGCCGTGTTGATGATTCCAGTAGCTGCACTGGCGTCTGGCGGAAACCGGCTTTGGATCGGCTTCTGGGTGGGGCTGATGACCTTGCTGGGGGGCTATCTGTTTCTGTTTGATTCTGCGGATGCACTCTGGACCAACTATGTGGAAGCGGACTATCAATCCTCTGGTGGTTTTATCCGGGTGATGATGAATGCAGTACCGGCCTTGTTGTTTGTTCTGCTTCGCGATCGGCTTGGCTTGAACCCGGCGGCCAGCAGGCTCTGGTGGTGGATGTCTGTGCTGTCCATCATTTGTATTCCTTTAGTGCTGTTGTCTTCTACCGCTACGGATCGGGTGGCGCTGTACCTGATCCCGATTCAGTTGTTTGTATTTGCTCGTTTGCATCTGATCAGTACCGACCTGTTCTGGCGTTCCATGATTGTGCTGGGTGTGGTGGCTTACTACGCACTGGTGCAGTTTGTCTGGTTGAATTTTGCGACTCACGCGTATTTCTGGTTGCCGTACCAGCTGGTTTGGTTTGTCGAGTAA
- the tviB gene encoding Vi polysaccharide biosynthesis UDP-N-acetylglucosamine C-6 dehydrogenase TviB has product MSQTIAVIGLGYVGLPLAAAFGMKRRVIGFDINTTRVQQLRDGVDVTQEVSSEELAEVSLLSFTTELEDLRECSVFIITVPTPIDEFKAPDLTPLIKASETVGQVLKAGDIVIYESTVYPGATEEVCVPVLERVSGLVFNKDFFAGYSPERINPGDKEHRVTTIRKVTAGSTPEIAELVDQLYADVITAGTFKASSIRVAEAAKVIENTQRDVNIALMNELAMIFRRMNIDTHEVLAAAGTKWNFLPFKPGLVGGHCIGVDPYYLTHKAQAVGYHPEIILAGRRINDGMGAYSAAELVKAMIRNGQTISGSRVLIMGLTFKENCPDLRNTKVVDLIKELGEFGCQIDVTDSWASNAEAEREYGLSLVEQPQPGTYNALVIAVAHKQYTCLSEGDFRALLQPGGVLFDLKGVLALGASDLRL; this is encoded by the coding sequence ATGTCGCAAACCATAGCTGTAATTGGCCTGGGTTACGTCGGTCTGCCGTTGGCCGCTGCGTTTGGAATGAAGCGCCGGGTGATCGGTTTTGATATCAACACCACCCGCGTACAACAGCTGCGCGACGGTGTGGATGTTACCCAGGAAGTCTCCAGCGAAGAGCTGGCGGAGGTGTCGTTGTTGTCTTTCACCACTGAACTGGAAGACCTGCGTGAGTGCTCGGTGTTCATCATCACCGTGCCAACGCCCATTGACGAGTTCAAAGCCCCGGATTTAACACCGCTGATCAAAGCCAGTGAAACCGTGGGCCAGGTGTTAAAAGCTGGCGATATCGTGATTTACGAATCCACGGTTTACCCCGGTGCGACAGAAGAAGTGTGCGTGCCGGTGCTGGAGCGGGTCTCTGGCTTAGTATTTAACAAGGATTTCTTTGCCGGTTACAGCCCGGAGCGCATCAACCCAGGTGATAAAGAACACCGGGTAACCACCATCAGGAAAGTCACCGCAGGTTCCACGCCAGAGATTGCCGAGCTTGTCGACCAGCTGTATGCCGATGTGATCACCGCAGGTACTTTCAAAGCCAGCTCTATTCGCGTGGCGGAAGCCGCCAAAGTGATTGAAAACACCCAGCGGGATGTGAACATCGCGCTGATGAACGAACTGGCGATGATCTTTAGGCGCATGAACATCGACACTCACGAAGTACTGGCCGCCGCCGGCACCAAGTGGAACTTCCTGCCGTTTAAACCTGGCCTGGTGGGTGGGCACTGTATTGGGGTAGACCCCTACTACCTGACCCACAAAGCCCAGGCTGTGGGTTATCACCCAGAAATCATCCTGGCCGGGCGCCGCATCAACGACGGCATGGGCGCCTACTCCGCCGCCGAATTAGTCAAAGCTATGATCCGCAACGGCCAAACCATCTCCGGCTCCCGCGTGTTGATCATGGGCCTGACCTTCAAAGAAAACTGTCCAGACCTGCGCAACACCAAAGTGGTGGACCTGATCAAAGAACTGGGTGAATTCGGCTGCCAGATAGACGTGACCGACAGCTGGGCCAGCAACGCCGAAGCTGAACGCGAGTATGGGCTTAGTTTGGTGGAACAGCCGCAGCCTGGTACCTATAACGCTTTGGTGATTGCGGTGGCTCATAAACAATACACCTGTCTGTCTGAAGGCGACTTCCGCGCGCTGCTGCAGCCGGGAGGGGTGTTGTTTGATTTGAAGGGAGTGCTGGCGTTGGGTGCTTCGGATTTGCGGTTGTAG
- a CDS encoding glycosyltransferase family 4 protein produces the protein MLVSNTSWYLYNFRRGTIAALKAAGYVVVALSPTDPFSARLESELGVCHRHLDLDGKGTRLLGEAKSLFGLGLSLRRLQPAFVFNFTVKANIYSGLVCRALGIPYANNVSGLGTAYLHDSWLFRRVRALYGFANRGARRVFFQNQEDHRLFHAHGLLKATPTTVLPGSGMDLTRFAFSPLPDGPLTFVMVARLLGDKGVREYAGAAAQVRKAHPDVRCLLVGPLGISNRTAITADEVTAWVNAGQLEYAGETDDIQPFIRQAHVLVLPSYREGMPRTVLEAAAMGRPAIVSDVPGCRHAIRADETGWLCEVRSANSLAQQMLDAVTRPRGQLAAAGILARAFMEAEFDEAIVIRAYLSCLDAAGEPVL, from the coding sequence GTGCTTGTCTCCAACACCTCCTGGTACCTCTATAACTTTCGCCGGGGCACGATTGCGGCCCTGAAAGCTGCCGGTTATGTGGTGGTGGCCTTGTCGCCTACGGATCCTTTTTCGGCACGCCTGGAGTCGGAACTGGGGGTGTGTCACCGCCATCTGGATCTGGATGGCAAGGGCACGCGCCTGCTGGGCGAGGCGAAAAGTCTGTTTGGTTTGGGGTTGTCGCTTCGGCGCCTGCAGCCGGCCTTTGTTTTCAACTTCACGGTTAAGGCCAATATTTATTCTGGCCTGGTGTGCCGGGCGCTTGGGATTCCCTACGCCAACAATGTATCGGGCCTGGGTACGGCATATCTTCACGACAGCTGGCTGTTTCGCCGGGTGCGGGCGCTTTACGGCTTTGCCAATCGCGGCGCCCGGCGGGTGTTTTTTCAAAATCAGGAAGATCACCGCCTGTTTCACGCCCATGGGTTGTTAAAGGCCACGCCAACCACCGTGTTGCCGGGCTCTGGTATGGATTTGACCCGCTTTGCGTTTTCACCCTTGCCGGATGGCCCGCTGACCTTTGTGATGGTGGCCCGCTTACTGGGTGATAAGGGCGTGCGTGAATACGCCGGTGCCGCCGCGCAGGTACGCAAGGCTCATCCGGATGTTCGTTGCCTGTTGGTGGGCCCGCTGGGTATTTCCAACCGCACTGCCATTACCGCCGACGAAGTGACCGCCTGGGTCAACGCTGGCCAGCTGGAATACGCCGGTGAAACCGACGACATACAGCCGTTTATTCGCCAGGCCCACGTGTTGGTGTTGCCGTCTTATCGCGAGGGCATGCCGCGCACGGTATTGGAAGCCGCCGCCATGGGCCGCCCCGCGATAGTGTCGGACGTGCCCGGTTGCCGCCACGCCATACGCGCCGATGAAACCGGCTGGCTGTGTGAGGTGCGCAGCGCCAATTCCTTAGCCCAACAAATGCTGGATGCTGTAACGCGCCCCCGCGGGCAATTGGCCGCCGCCGGAATATTGGCGCGGGCGTTTATGGAAGCTGAGTTTGATGAAGCCATTGTGATACGGGCGTATTTGTCTTGCCTGGACGCCGCTGGCGAACCTGTTCTTTAA